A single genomic interval of Tsukamurella paurometabola harbors:
- a CDS encoding amidohydrolase family protein yields the protein MSSLHFSGAVLPGGDGEFWVSDGAVHLTDPGGPAAELSGFAVPGYVDAHCHVGIVEEGEPDLVRGRALALEDVAVGVTVIREPGSDLDTSPLDGQPGLPRFVRMGRHIALVKRYTRGLGEQLEDPSQLVDAVRRRAAEGHPWIKLVGDWIDRSVGDLAPLWPDDVLAEAVAVAHDAGARVTAHVFGEDALPGLLAAGVDAIEHGSGLTADTIETMVEKGIGLVPTMIQIENFPSIAAPAQEKFPTYHRHMMALHDRRKATFRAAWEAGVAMYAGTDAGGFNVHGALPREIAALAAVMPPEEAVAAASWRARQWLGFAGIDDGAPADLVIYDEDPRVALAHGALPAPSAVVVRGELADLPR from the coding sequence ATGAGCAGTCTGCACTTCTCCGGCGCCGTCCTCCCGGGCGGCGACGGCGAGTTCTGGGTGTCCGACGGTGCCGTGCACCTGACGGATCCGGGCGGTCCCGCCGCCGAGTTGAGCGGCTTCGCCGTGCCCGGCTACGTCGACGCGCACTGCCACGTGGGCATCGTCGAGGAGGGGGAGCCGGACCTCGTTCGCGGCCGGGCGCTGGCGCTGGAGGACGTCGCCGTCGGCGTCACCGTGATCCGCGAGCCCGGTTCCGACCTCGACACGTCGCCGCTGGACGGGCAGCCGGGGCTGCCGCGGTTCGTGCGCATGGGCCGGCACATCGCGCTGGTGAAGCGGTACACCCGCGGGCTCGGGGAGCAGCTCGAGGACCCGTCGCAGCTCGTCGACGCGGTGCGCCGACGAGCCGCCGAGGGACACCCGTGGATCAAGCTGGTGGGCGACTGGATCGACCGGTCCGTCGGCGACCTCGCGCCGCTGTGGCCCGACGACGTACTCGCCGAGGCCGTCGCCGTGGCCCACGACGCGGGCGCCCGAGTCACCGCGCACGTCTTCGGCGAGGACGCCCTGCCGGGGCTGCTCGCCGCCGGCGTCGACGCGATCGAGCACGGTTCCGGACTCACCGCCGACACCATCGAGACCATGGTGGAGAAGGGGATCGGACTGGTGCCCACCATGATCCAGATCGAGAACTTCCCCTCCATCGCCGCGCCCGCGCAGGAGAAGTTCCCGACGTACCACCGGCACATGATGGCGCTGCACGACCGCCGCAAGGCCACCTTCCGCGCCGCGTGGGAGGCCGGGGTCGCCATGTACGCGGGCACCGACGCCGGTGGCTTCAACGTGCACGGCGCCCTGCCCCGCGAGATCGCGGCGCTCGCCGCCGTCATGCCGCCCGAGGAGGCCGTCGCCGCCGCGTCCTGGCGGGCGCGGCAGTGGCTCGGCTTCGCGGGGATCGACGACGGCGCCCCCGCCGACCTGGTGATCTACGACGAGGACCCGCGCGTCGCCCTCGCCCACGGCGCGCTGCCGGCACCGTCGGCCGTGGTGGTCCGGGGCGAGCTCGCCGACCTGCCCCGGTGA
- the ffh gene encoding signal recognition particle protein, with the protein MFESLSDRLTGALKDLRGKGRLTDADIDSTAREIRLALLEADVALPVVRAFVARVKERAKGHEVSAALNPAQQIVKIVNEELVGILGGETRRLNLAKTPPTVIMLAGLQGAGKTTLAGKLAHFLKKQGHTPMLVACDLQRPGAVDQLKIVGERAGVPTYAPHPGTSVGGEGALGVSAADPVEVARGGIAEARAKQHDVVIVDTAGRLGIDEELMGQARSIRDAVDPDEVLFVLDAMIGQDAVTTAQAFADGVDFTGVVLTKLDGDARGGAALSVREITGKPILFASTGEKLDDFDVFHPDRMSSRILGMGDVLSLIEQAEQHMDQQKAEEAAAKITSGELTLEDFLDQMLMIRKMGPIGNLLGMLPGAGQMKDALAAVDDSQLDRIQAIIRGMTPAERADPKIINASRRLRIAKGSGVTVSDVNQLVDRFFEARKMMSQMAGFGAPKRLPKRKQKGKQGKKNRNRQAGPTPPKMRGGFPGMPGMPAGMDLSNMPKGLDQLPPGLEGIDMAALEEQLRKKR; encoded by the coding sequence ATGTTCGAATCCCTCTCCGATCGGCTCACAGGCGCGCTCAAGGACCTGCGCGGCAAGGGCCGGCTCACCGACGCCGACATCGACTCGACGGCGCGCGAGATCAGGCTCGCGCTGCTCGAGGCCGATGTCGCGCTGCCCGTGGTGCGCGCCTTCGTCGCCCGGGTCAAGGAGCGGGCCAAGGGCCACGAGGTCTCGGCCGCGCTCAACCCGGCGCAGCAGATCGTCAAGATCGTCAACGAGGAACTCGTCGGCATCCTCGGCGGCGAGACCCGGCGGCTCAACCTGGCGAAGACGCCGCCGACCGTCATCATGCTGGCCGGCCTCCAGGGCGCCGGCAAGACCACGCTCGCCGGCAAGCTCGCCCACTTCCTCAAGAAGCAGGGGCACACGCCGATGCTCGTGGCCTGCGACCTGCAGCGCCCCGGCGCCGTCGACCAGCTGAAGATCGTCGGCGAGCGCGCCGGCGTCCCCACGTACGCCCCGCACCCCGGCACTTCCGTCGGCGGCGAGGGCGCGCTCGGCGTCAGCGCCGCCGACCCCGTCGAGGTCGCCCGCGGCGGCATCGCCGAGGCCCGGGCGAAGCAGCACGACGTGGTGATCGTCGACACCGCCGGCCGCCTCGGCATCGACGAGGAGCTCATGGGCCAGGCCCGGTCGATCCGCGACGCGGTGGACCCCGACGAGGTGCTGTTCGTCCTCGACGCCATGATCGGCCAGGACGCGGTGACCACCGCGCAGGCCTTCGCCGACGGCGTCGACTTCACCGGCGTCGTCCTCACCAAGCTCGACGGCGACGCCCGCGGCGGTGCCGCGCTCTCGGTCCGCGAGATCACGGGCAAGCCGATCCTGTTCGCGTCCACCGGCGAGAAGCTCGACGACTTCGACGTCTTCCACCCCGACCGGATGAGCTCGCGGATCCTCGGCATGGGCGACGTGCTCTCGCTCATCGAGCAGGCCGAGCAGCACATGGATCAGCAGAAGGCGGAGGAAGCGGCCGCCAAGATCACCTCCGGTGAGCTGACCCTCGAGGACTTCCTCGACCAGATGCTGATGATCCGCAAGATGGGTCCCATCGGGAACCTGCTGGGCATGCTGCCCGGCGCGGGCCAGATGAAGGACGCCCTCGCCGCCGTCGACGACAGCCAGCTCGACCGGATCCAGGCGATCATCCGCGGCATGACGCCCGCCGAGCGCGCCGATCCGAAGATCATCAACGCCTCCCGGCGGCTGCGCATCGCCAAGGGCTCCGGCGTCACGGTCTCCGACGTCAATCAGCTGGTGGACCGGTTCTTCGAGGCGCGGAAGATGATGTCGCAGATGGCGGGGTTCGGCGCGCCGAAGCGGCTCCCCAAGCGCAAGCAGAAGGGCAAGCAGGGGAAGAAGAACCGCAACCGGCAGGCCGGTCCCACGCCGCCGAAGATGCGTGGCGGCTTCCCCGGGATGCCCGGCATGCCCGCGGGCATGGACCTGTCGAACATGCCCAAGGGGCTCGATCAGCTGCCGCCCGGGCTGGAGGGAATCGACATGGCGGCCCTCGAGGAGCAGCTCCGCAAGAAGCGGTAG
- a CDS encoding [protein-PII] uridylyltransferase → MTVPDRAIESTEASGTPAGGGQGGATELVAARARLLDRAAGPHRLDPAALRGALADLAEVWLTTHGAAAGIGPDSGLALVAVGGLGRRELLPHSDFDLLLVHDDGLDPEHVTAVAESIWYPLWDAHIKLDHSVRTVPEAVRVAKSDLTAALGLLDARHIVGDEEITNLLISGVRRQWRADIRSRVDDLVDQARERWRRSGEIAHRAEPDLKNGRGGMRDVQLLQALSLAQLTDGIPTPSASPSGTTGNDLAAAYGRLLDVRTELHRISGRARDQVRAQEADEIGAALRLGDRFDLARTISDSGRTVAYAVDVGIRTAQNALPRRGFSRLRRPPVRRPLAEGVVEHAGEVTLARDARPDRDPGLTVRVAAAAAASGLPMSASTLARLAEVAPAPRSPWPAETVADLLALLGAGRSAVSVIEALDRTGLWGRLLPEWGAVRDLPPRDAVHTWTVDRHLVETAAHAANRATDVARPDLLVLGALLHDLGKGRGGDHSVIGAELAEAIAARLGLPAADTALLAAMVRHHLLLPAVATRRDLDDPATIEMVAEKIGHDPVLLELLHALAEADSLATGPGVWGDWKSRLIGELVRRTRRVLDGDPAPQPGPVPEEVAALAAAGGTHVRITPSPALGPHTFTVAVVGPDRRGVLARMAAVLALAGLRVQSATVGAVGESAVNTFLVVPTFGDPPDPALVRQRLLAALDGADVLAELRARERAAAAPVDGSAAAPPLRVAAPPRLRWFDGAPGTVVLEVRSGDTPGLLARVAGALDDAGLDVRWAKVATLGATAVDVFCLAVPGDEGAVRARAEEAVIAVLPEAAPPAPPEDEQTR, encoded by the coding sequence ATGACGGTGCCGGACAGGGCGATCGAGTCGACCGAGGCGAGCGGGACGCCCGCCGGAGGCGGGCAGGGCGGTGCGACGGAGTTGGTCGCAGCCCGGGCCCGCCTCCTGGACCGGGCGGCCGGGCCGCACCGCCTCGACCCCGCGGCCCTGCGCGGTGCCCTCGCCGATCTGGCGGAGGTCTGGCTCACCACCCACGGCGCCGCCGCGGGGATCGGCCCGGACAGCGGCCTCGCCCTCGTCGCCGTCGGGGGATTGGGGCGGCGGGAGCTGCTGCCGCACAGCGACTTCGACCTGTTGCTCGTGCACGACGACGGGCTCGACCCCGAACACGTCACCGCGGTCGCCGAGAGCATCTGGTACCCCCTGTGGGACGCCCACATCAAGCTCGACCACAGTGTCCGCACCGTCCCCGAGGCGGTCCGGGTCGCGAAGTCCGATCTCACGGCCGCCCTCGGCCTCCTCGACGCCCGGCACATCGTGGGCGACGAGGAGATCACCAACCTGCTCATCAGCGGTGTTCGCCGCCAGTGGCGCGCCGATATCCGCTCCCGCGTGGACGACCTCGTCGACCAGGCCCGCGAGCGCTGGCGCCGCTCGGGAGAGATCGCGCACCGCGCGGAGCCGGACCTCAAGAACGGCCGCGGCGGCATGCGCGACGTGCAGCTCCTGCAGGCCCTCTCGCTCGCCCAGCTCACCGACGGGATCCCGACCCCGTCGGCCAGCCCGAGCGGAACCACCGGCAACGACCTGGCGGCCGCGTACGGCCGGCTGCTGGACGTCCGCACCGAGCTGCACCGCATCTCCGGCCGCGCCCGCGACCAGGTGCGCGCCCAGGAGGCCGACGAGATCGGCGCCGCGCTCCGGCTCGGCGACCGCTTCGACCTGGCGCGCACCATCAGTGACAGCGGGCGCACCGTCGCCTACGCCGTCGACGTGGGCATCCGCACCGCGCAGAACGCCCTGCCGCGGCGCGGCTTCTCCCGGCTGCGCCGCCCGCCCGTGCGGCGACCGCTCGCGGAGGGCGTGGTCGAGCACGCCGGCGAGGTCACGCTCGCCCGCGACGCCCGACCCGACCGCGACCCCGGCCTGACCGTTCGCGTGGCCGCCGCGGCGGCCGCCTCCGGCCTGCCGATGTCCGCGTCCACCCTGGCGCGCCTCGCCGAGGTCGCGCCGGCACCGCGCAGCCCCTGGCCCGCGGAGACGGTCGCGGACCTGCTCGCGCTGCTCGGCGCAGGGCGGAGCGCGGTGTCCGTGATCGAAGCGCTCGACCGCACCGGCCTGTGGGGTCGGCTGCTCCCCGAGTGGGGTGCCGTGCGGGACCTGCCCCCGCGCGACGCCGTGCACACCTGGACCGTCGATCGACACCTCGTCGAGACCGCCGCGCACGCGGCCAACCGCGCCACCGACGTCGCCCGCCCCGACCTGCTCGTGCTCGGCGCGCTGCTGCACGATCTCGGCAAGGGACGCGGCGGCGACCACAGCGTGATCGGCGCCGAACTCGCGGAGGCCATCGCCGCCCGGCTGGGCCTACCCGCCGCCGACACCGCGCTGCTCGCCGCAATGGTGCGCCACCACCTCCTGCTGCCCGCCGTGGCCACCCGCCGCGACCTGGACGATCCGGCGACCATCGAGATGGTCGCCGAGAAGATCGGCCACGACCCGGTCCTGCTGGAGCTCCTGCACGCCCTCGCGGAGGCCGACTCGCTGGCCACCGGCCCCGGGGTGTGGGGCGACTGGAAGTCGCGACTCATCGGCGAACTCGTCCGCCGCACGCGCCGCGTTCTGGACGGAGACCCCGCGCCGCAGCCGGGCCCCGTGCCCGAGGAGGTGGCGGCGCTCGCGGCGGCGGGTGGGACGCACGTGCGGATCACTCCGTCGCCCGCGCTGGGCCCGCACACCTTCACCGTCGCCGTCGTCGGACCCGACCGGCGCGGGGTACTCGCCCGGATGGCCGCGGTGCTCGCCCTGGCGGGCCTGCGGGTGCAGAGCGCGACGGTCGGCGCCGTCGGGGAGTCGGCGGTCAACACCTTCCTCGTCGTCCCCACCTTCGGCGACCCTCCGGACCCGGCGCTCGTGCGGCAGCGGCTGCTCGCGGCCCTCGACGGCGCCGACGTCCTCGCGGAGCTCCGCGCCCGCGAACGGGCCGCGGCGGCCCCCGTCGACGGCAGCGCGGCCGCGCCGCCCCTGCGGGTGGCCGCCCCGCCCCGCCTGCGGTGGTTCGACGGTGCGCCCGGCACCGTCGTCCTCGAGGTCCGGTCCGGCGACACCCCGGGCCTGCTCGCGCGGGTCGCGGGCGCCCTCGACGACGCCGGACTCGACGTCCGCTGGGCCAAGGTCGCGACCCTCGGCGCGACCGCCGTCGACGTCTTCTGCCTGGCGGTCCCGGGCGACGAGGGGGCCGTGCGGGCCCGCGCGGAGGAGGCGGTCATCGCCGTTCTGCCGGAGGCAGCGCCGCCTGCGCCACCGGAGGACGAGCAGACCCGATAG
- a CDS encoding P-II family nitrogen regulator: MKLVTAIVKPFTLEDVKAGLEQAGILGMTVSEVQGYGRQKGHTEVYRGAEYSVDFVPKVRIEVVVDDAVVDSVVDVIVEGARTGKIGDGKVWVTPVESVVRVRTGERGNEAL; this comes from the coding sequence ATGAAGCTGGTCACCGCGATCGTCAAGCCCTTCACGCTCGAGGACGTGAAGGCGGGCCTCGAGCAGGCCGGGATCCTCGGTATGACCGTCAGCGAGGTACAGGGCTACGGCCGGCAGAAGGGGCACACCGAGGTGTACCGCGGCGCCGAGTACTCCGTGGACTTCGTGCCGAAGGTCCGCATCGAGGTGGTCGTCGACGACGCCGTCGTGGACAGCGTGGTCGACGTCATCGTCGAGGGCGCGCGCACCGGCAAGATCGGCGACGGCAAGGTCTGGGTCACCCCCGTCGAGTCCGTCGTGCGCGTGCGCACCGGCGAGCGCGGCAACGAGGCCCTGTAG
- a CDS encoding ammonium transporter, translating into MLLASVPDELFGKVDSGTTAWMLMSAALVLLMTPALAFFYGGLSRQKSVLNMMMMSIGSLGLVSVIYVLWGYSTSFSGEGNYLGMFDNPFTYFGLDQLMETKTSGEDTLVVLNAAGSGLPAIVFAGFQLTFAVITVALISGALAERVKFGTWLVFTGIWTTIVYLPLAHMVWGGGLLSNAEGGIAAKLFGTTDGKATVAPIDFAGGTVVHINAGIAGLVLAIIVGKRLGFGKQSYRPHNIPFVMLGAALLWFGWFGFNAGSALGANSTAGLAWVNTTAATAAAMLGWLAVEKFRDGHATTVGAASGVVAGLVAITPACANVTPVGALILGVVAGVAAAFGVGLKSKFGFDDSLDVVGVHLVAGLIGTVALGFLAKDTGLFYGGDYKQLVVQIVIAAVALAFTAILTAVIAFALKPLGWRVEKEDEADGIDNSEHAETAYDLV; encoded by the coding sequence GTGCTCTTGGCTTCTGTGCCCGACGAACTGTTCGGCAAGGTCGACTCCGGCACCACCGCGTGGATGCTGATGTCCGCGGCCCTGGTGCTGCTCATGACGCCCGCTCTCGCGTTCTTCTACGGCGGTCTCTCGCGCCAGAAGAGCGTGCTCAACATGATGATGATGTCGATCGGGTCGCTCGGCCTGGTCTCCGTGATCTACGTGCTCTGGGGCTACTCGACGTCGTTCTCCGGGGAGGGCAACTACCTCGGGATGTTCGACAACCCGTTCACGTACTTCGGCCTCGACCAGCTGATGGAGACGAAGACCTCGGGCGAGGACACTCTGGTGGTGCTCAACGCCGCGGGGAGCGGCCTCCCGGCGATCGTCTTCGCCGGCTTCCAGCTGACCTTCGCCGTGATCACCGTCGCGCTGATCTCGGGCGCGCTCGCCGAGCGCGTGAAGTTCGGCACGTGGCTGGTGTTCACCGGCATCTGGACCACGATCGTCTACCTGCCGCTCGCCCACATGGTGTGGGGCGGCGGCCTGCTCTCGAACGCGGAGGGCGGCATCGCCGCGAAGCTCTTCGGCACCACCGACGGCAAGGCCACCGTGGCGCCCATCGACTTCGCCGGCGGCACCGTGGTCCACATCAACGCCGGTATCGCGGGCCTGGTGCTGGCGATCATCGTCGGCAAGCGGCTCGGCTTCGGCAAGCAGTCCTACCGCCCCCACAACATCCCGTTCGTGATGCTCGGTGCGGCGCTGCTGTGGTTCGGCTGGTTCGGCTTCAACGCCGGCTCCGCCCTCGGCGCGAACTCCACCGCCGGCCTGGCCTGGGTCAATACCACCGCGGCCACCGCCGCCGCGATGCTCGGCTGGCTCGCGGTGGAGAAGTTCCGCGACGGGCACGCCACCACGGTGGGCGCCGCGTCCGGTGTCGTCGCCGGCCTCGTCGCCATCACCCCCGCATGCGCCAACGTCACCCCCGTGGGGGCGCTCATCCTGGGCGTCGTCGCCGGTGTCGCCGCCGCCTTCGGTGTCGGCCTGAAGTCCAAGTTCGGCTTCGACGACTCGCTTGACGTGGTGGGCGTGCACCTGGTGGCCGGCCTGATCGGTACCGTCGCGCTGGGTTTCCTCGCCAAGGACACCGGCCTGTTCTACGGCGGCGACTACAAGCAGCTGGTGGTGCAGATCGTGATCGCCGCCGTCGCCCTCGCGTTCACCGCGATCCTCACCGCGGTCATCGCGTTCGCGCTCAAGCCGCTCGGCTGGCGCGTCGAGAAGGAGGACGAGGCCGACGGCATCGACAACTCCGAGCACGCCGAGACGGCTTACGACCTGGTCTGA
- the ftsY gene encoding signal recognition particle-docking protein FtsY gives MSTSTIAILIAVVAVLVVLAALVTGYYLNKRRRVSLKDDETTEPKSLDKSGGYKAGGGFTFSEGTREAEPVPLVPKAPPAPKPAPEPEPKVSLKDLQETREQEAAEAAQAQADARLAEAEDLDPGIANVAPEAPTEIEQIEAAAPEAAEAAEDVEAAEPAAPVAPAAPDAPAEAEAPVAEPSVAERPAAEEAPSAPAPQLDEIAPTAGRLDRLKGRLARSQSTVGASLLGLLGAGDLDEESWEEIEDTLLLADLGTPTTMAVVEKLRDRIATQGVSSAAEARALLRQVLIEELHPEYDRSIKALPHAGAPSVLLVVGVNGTGKTTTTGKLARVLVADGRRVLLGAADTFRAAAADQLQTWGERVGAEVVRGKEGADPAAVAFDAVAKGTEEGVDVVLIDTAGRLHTKTGLMDELDKVKRVVEKKAKVDEVLLVLDATIGQNGLAQAKVFAEVVEITGVVLTKLDGTAKGGIVYAVQHELGVPVKLVGLGEGADDLAPFEPAAFVDALLG, from the coding sequence GTGAGCACTTCCACCATCGCGATCCTGATCGCCGTCGTCGCCGTCCTCGTCGTGCTGGCGGCGCTGGTGACCGGCTACTACCTCAACAAGCGGCGCCGCGTCTCCCTGAAGGACGACGAGACGACGGAGCCCAAGAGCCTCGACAAGTCGGGCGGGTACAAGGCCGGTGGTGGTTTCACCTTCAGTGAGGGCACGCGCGAGGCCGAGCCCGTCCCGCTGGTTCCGAAGGCGCCGCCCGCCCCGAAACCCGCGCCCGAGCCGGAGCCGAAGGTCTCGCTCAAGGACCTGCAGGAGACGCGTGAGCAGGAGGCGGCCGAGGCGGCGCAGGCGCAGGCCGACGCGCGCCTCGCCGAGGCCGAGGACCTCGACCCCGGTATCGCGAACGTCGCCCCCGAGGCGCCCACCGAGATCGAGCAGATCGAGGCCGCCGCCCCCGAGGCCGCGGAGGCCGCGGAGGATGTCGAGGCGGCGGAGCCCGCGGCACCGGTGGCGCCCGCAGCCCCGGACGCGCCGGCCGAGGCGGAGGCTCCCGTGGCGGAGCCCTCCGTGGCGGAGCGCCCCGCAGCGGAGGAGGCGCCGTCGGCCCCGGCCCCGCAGTTGGACGAGATCGCCCCGACGGCGGGCCGCCTCGACCGGCTCAAGGGCCGGCTCGCGCGCTCCCAGTCGACGGTCGGCGCATCGCTGCTCGGCCTGCTCGGCGCGGGCGACCTCGACGAGGAGTCGTGGGAGGAGATCGAGGACACCCTGCTCCTCGCCGACCTCGGCACGCCGACGACGATGGCCGTCGTCGAGAAGCTGCGCGACCGGATCGCCACCCAGGGCGTCTCCAGCGCCGCCGAAGCGCGTGCGCTGCTGCGCCAGGTGCTGATCGAGGAACTGCACCCCGAGTACGACCGCAGCATCAAGGCCCTGCCGCACGCCGGCGCGCCGTCGGTGCTGCTGGTGGTCGGCGTCAACGGCACCGGCAAGACCACCACCACCGGCAAGCTGGCCCGCGTGCTCGTCGCCGACGGCCGGCGCGTGCTGCTCGGCGCCGCCGACACCTTCCGCGCGGCCGCCGCCGACCAGCTGCAGACCTGGGGCGAGCGCGTGGGTGCCGAGGTCGTGCGCGGCAAGGAGGGCGCCGACCCCGCCGCCGTCGCCTTCGACGCCGTCGCCAAGGGCACGGAGGAGGGCGTCGACGTGGTGCTGATCGACACCGCCGGCCGCCTGCACACCAAGACCGGCCTCATGGACGAGCTCGACAAGGTCAAGCGCGTCGTCGAGAAGAAGGCCAAGGTCGACGAGGTGCTGCTCGTCCTCGACGCGACCATCGGGCAGAACGGCCTGGCGCAGGCGAAGGTGTTCGCCGAGGTCGTCGAGATCACGGGCGTCGTGCTCACCAAACTCGACGGCACCGCCAAGGGCGGCATCGTGTACGCCGTGCAACACGAGCTCGGCGTGCCGGTCAAGCTCGTCGGCCTCGGCGAGGGCGCCGACGACCTGGCCCCGTTCGAGCCGGCCGCCTTCGTCGACGCCCTCCTGGGGTAG
- a CDS encoding FAD-dependent oxidoreductase, with the protein MMNNGCVVVGGGPAGMVLGLLLARGGVRVTVLEKHSDFLRDFRGDTVHASTLTLLDELGLGERFAAMPHRDVERMTLRLDAGEAAVADFRRLPGAHRHIAFAPQWDLLDLLAAAAAEEPTFTLVRDAEVIDVVRDGGRVTGVRYRDRATGGEHELRAALTVACDGRSSAVRAAVGLVPRRFGVPMDVLWFRLPRERTDPDGVFGRLSAGRFAITIDRGDYWQCASVIPKGTDAELRAAGIDGFRRDVAALLPWTAGRLDALTSLDGVKLLDVELNRLRRWYADGLLLIGDAAHAMSPVGGVGINLAVADAVAAARIVGPALRSDGVVPLRLLRGVQRRRWLPTALIQGVQRGIHRAILAPALAASPTTAAGRLPLPLRLLRRFPALQGVTARMVAIGPLPEHAPQWARRPAARSGTGR; encoded by the coding sequence ATGATGAATAACGGTTGCGTCGTGGTCGGCGGAGGCCCCGCCGGGATGGTCCTCGGACTCCTGCTCGCCCGCGGTGGCGTGCGAGTCACGGTGCTGGAGAAGCACTCCGACTTTCTGCGTGACTTCCGCGGGGATACGGTGCACGCCTCGACCCTGACGCTGCTCGACGAGCTCGGGCTCGGTGAGCGCTTCGCGGCGATGCCGCACCGCGACGTCGAGCGGATGACGCTCCGGCTCGACGCGGGGGAGGCCGCCGTCGCGGACTTCCGCAGGCTGCCGGGCGCCCACCGGCACATCGCCTTCGCCCCGCAGTGGGACCTCCTCGACCTCCTGGCCGCCGCGGCCGCCGAGGAGCCGACCTTCACCCTCGTGCGCGACGCGGAGGTGATCGACGTGGTGCGCGACGGCGGCAGGGTCACCGGAGTCCGCTACCGCGACCGCGCGACCGGCGGCGAGCACGAACTGCGCGCGGCGCTGACCGTGGCCTGCGACGGGCGCTCGTCCGCGGTCCGTGCCGCCGTCGGGCTCGTGCCTCGCCGCTTCGGCGTCCCCATGGACGTGCTGTGGTTCCGCCTTCCGCGCGAACGCACCGATCCCGACGGCGTTTTCGGGCGCCTGAGCGCGGGCCGCTTCGCGATCACCATCGATCGCGGCGACTACTGGCAGTGCGCCTCCGTCATCCCCAAGGGCACCGACGCGGAGCTCCGCGCGGCCGGCATCGACGGCTTCCGGCGGGACGTCGCGGCGCTCTTGCCGTGGACCGCCGGCCGCCTCGACGCGCTCACCTCGCTGGACGGCGTCAAACTGCTCGACGTGGAGCTCAATCGGCTGCGCCGCTGGTACGCCGACGGCCTGCTGCTCATCGGCGACGCCGCGCACGCCATGTCTCCCGTCGGCGGCGTCGGGATCAACCTCGCCGTCGCCGACGCGGTGGCCGCCGCCCGCATCGTCGGCCCCGCGTTGCGGTCCGACGGTGTCGTCCCGCTGCGCTTGCTGCGCGGGGTGCAGCGGCGTCGGTGGCTGCCGACCGCGCTGATCCAGGGCGTGCAGCGCGGAATCCATCGCGCGATCCTCGCGCCCGCCCTCGCCGCGTCCCCGACGACGGCCGCGGGGCGCCTTCCGCTGCCACTGCGCCTCCTCCGGCGATTCCCCGCGCTGCAGGGCGTCACCGCCCGGATGGTCGCGATCGGGCCGCTGCCCGAGCACGCGCCGCAGTGGGCGCGCCGCCCCGCAGCGCGCAGCGGCACCGGACGCTGA